In Streptomyces sp. NBC_00878, a single window of DNA contains:
- a CDS encoding cellulase family glycosylhydrolase, with product MSKFRAPLLGVLVLLTGLLTTTGAQPAAALPDDLWFDPAAAATLTVQNGRFTDGLGREVVLRGYNVSGETKLKENNGLPFASVADAKKSATALRSLGGGNSVRFLLSWAYAEPVRGQVDSAYLAAATAQIRAFLDAGIRVYPDFHQDLYSRWLFDSDSWYTGDGAPKWAVDAGDYPDEYCGICPFWGQNITSNAAVTEASYDFWHNAYGLQDAFLDTAQKTMTYVRQNLTATQFAGVVGFDPWNEPHAGIYDSGQTSRAWEQNVLWPFYVKFRARMDAAGWQSKPAFVEPNLFWNANIDFQKQEGGLLDATLGSRYVFNTHFYDQKAISGVFMWGKAEDGQYVGDFGTVRDRATATGTTAIISEFGHPLTGSVSDKAPTVYKAMYQALDSRVKGANWWADPASSGPVLSGSQWQWDIYNGRHNELMNDNPDKVQIEGDGWNGEDLSAVRLDDSGQAVLRQDARMLDRVYPSATAGRSLAFTYEDRSRDGSTTLTWNPVPSSLPNVAQLVGSGQYALQVWRSDGSTEPTELHLPASFPNAATTVVSDLGTAFGPPVYTRTTPIATAAEPGGTGSRRLLLTAADSGTLHYALVTNGATAPSAAVLSAARTELSSWMASEFS from the coding sequence ATGTCGAAGTTCCGTGCGCCTCTGCTCGGCGTCCTCGTACTCCTCACTGGTCTCCTGACGACCACCGGAGCCCAGCCCGCCGCCGCCCTCCCCGACGACCTGTGGTTCGACCCGGCCGCCGCGGCCACTCTCACGGTCCAGAACGGCCGCTTCACCGACGGGCTCGGCCGCGAGGTCGTGCTGCGCGGCTACAACGTCTCCGGCGAGACGAAACTCAAGGAGAACAACGGCCTTCCCTTCGCCTCGGTCGCGGACGCCAAGAAGTCCGCGACCGCGCTGAGGTCGCTCGGCGGCGGCAACTCGGTCCGCTTCCTGCTCTCCTGGGCGTACGCGGAGCCCGTGCGCGGCCAGGTGGACTCGGCCTATCTGGCCGCGGCCACCGCCCAGATACGCGCGTTCCTGGACGCCGGGATCCGCGTGTACCCCGACTTCCACCAGGACCTCTACTCCCGCTGGCTGTTCGACTCGGACAGCTGGTACACCGGCGACGGCGCCCCCAAGTGGGCCGTGGACGCCGGTGACTACCCGGACGAGTACTGCGGCATCTGCCCCTTCTGGGGTCAGAACATCACCTCGAACGCGGCCGTGACGGAGGCGTCGTACGACTTCTGGCACAACGCGTACGGGCTCCAGGACGCCTTCCTCGACACCGCACAGAAGACGATGACGTACGTGCGGCAGAACCTCACCGCGACCCAGTTCGCGGGCGTCGTCGGCTTCGACCCGTGGAACGAACCGCACGCGGGCATCTACGACTCGGGCCAGACCAGCCGGGCGTGGGAGCAGAACGTGCTGTGGCCGTTCTACGTCAAGTTCCGCGCCCGGATGGACGCGGCGGGCTGGCAGTCCAAGCCGGCCTTCGTCGAGCCGAACCTCTTCTGGAACGCCAACATCGACTTCCAGAAGCAGGAGGGCGGACTGCTCGACGCGACCCTCGGGTCGCGCTACGTCTTCAACACCCACTTCTACGACCAGAAGGCCATCTCCGGCGTCTTCATGTGGGGCAAGGCGGAGGACGGCCAGTACGTCGGCGACTTCGGCACCGTCCGCGACCGGGCCACGGCAACCGGGACGACGGCGATCATCAGCGAGTTCGGCCACCCGCTCACCGGCTCCGTCTCCGACAAGGCGCCGACGGTCTACAAGGCGATGTACCAGGCCCTCGACTCCCGGGTGAAGGGAGCGAACTGGTGGGCGGACCCGGCGAGTTCGGGCCCCGTCCTCTCCGGCTCCCAGTGGCAGTGGGACATCTACAACGGCCGCCACAACGAGCTGATGAACGACAACCCCGACAAGGTCCAGATCGAGGGCGACGGCTGGAACGGCGAGGACCTGTCCGCGGTACGCCTCGACGACTCGGGCCAGGCCGTGCTGCGCCAGGACGCGCGGATGCTCGACCGCGTCTACCCGAGCGCCACCGCGGGCCGCTCGCTGGCCTTCACCTACGAGGACCGCTCACGCGACGGCTCCACCACACTGACGTGGAACCCGGTGCCAAGCTCCCTGCCGAACGTCGCGCAGCTCGTGGGTTCCGGGCAGTACGCGCTGCAGGTGTGGCGCTCCGACGGCAGCACCGAGCCGACGGAACTGCACCTCCCGGCGTCCTTCCCGAACGCGGCGACCACGGTGGTCTCCGACCTCGGAACGGCCTTCGGGCCGCCGGTGTACACCCGCACGACCCCGATCGCCACCGCGGCCGAGCCGGGCGGCACCGGGAGTCGACGGCTGCTGCTCACCGCGGCCGATTCGGGCACGTTGCACTATGCCCTGGTCACCAATGGCGCGACCGCCCCGTCCGCCGCGGTGCTCAGCGCGGCTCGGACGGAGCTGTCTTCTTGGATGGCCTCGGAGTTCAGCTGA
- a CDS encoding translation factor GTPase family protein, which produces MHTLNLGILAHVDAGKTSLTERLLHTVGIIDEIGSVDAGSTQTDSLALERQRGITIKSAVVSFEIDDVTVNLIDTPGHPDFIAEVERVLSVLDGAVLVISAVEGVQAQTRVLMRTLRRLRVPTLVFVNKIDRRGARDEAVLRAVTERLAPAVVPMGRTVGLGTPEARVIPGLAPVALDVLADHDDRLLTAYVENGVSNGLLRAALADQTRQARVHPVFFGSAMTGAGVDALIAGIRDLLPAAESDVDGPVSGTVFKVERGRAGERVAYARMFSGAVRTRDRVTFGDSEEGKVTAVRVFEHGSDVREGPLPAGRIGKLWGLDGIRIGDSIGVPRPSYEHFFAPPTLETVVVPCRPADKGALHTALTQLAEQDPLIDLRQDERRREISVSLYGEVQKEVIQVTLADEFGLDVGFRETTTICVERPVGSGAAVEFNGKDPNPFLATVGLRVDPAPVGSGVGFRLEVELGAMPYAFFKAVEDTVREALDQGVHGWRVTDCTVTMTHSGYSPRQSHAHQGFDKSMSSTGADFRGLTPLVLMDALRQAGTQVYEPMHRFRVEAPADSLGALLPVLARLRAVPRSTETRDTSCVLEGTIPAAQVHGLEQQLPGVTSGEGELESAFDHYAPVARGTVPERPRTDHNPLNRKEYLLNVTRRISG; this is translated from the coding sequence GTGCACACGCTGAACCTGGGAATTCTGGCGCACGTAGACGCCGGTAAGACAAGCCTGACCGAGCGGCTGCTGCACACCGTCGGGATCATCGACGAGATCGGCAGCGTCGACGCCGGCAGCACCCAGACCGACTCCCTCGCGCTGGAGCGACAGCGCGGTATCACCATCAAGTCCGCCGTCGTCTCGTTCGAGATCGACGACGTGACGGTCAACCTGATCGACACACCCGGTCACCCGGACTTCATCGCCGAGGTGGAGCGGGTGCTGAGCGTGCTCGACGGCGCGGTGCTCGTGATCTCGGCCGTGGAAGGCGTCCAGGCGCAGACGCGTGTCCTGATGCGGACGCTGCGACGGCTGCGCGTACCCACCCTCGTCTTCGTCAACAAGATCGACCGCCGGGGCGCGCGGGACGAGGCGGTGCTCCGGGCCGTCACCGAGCGCCTCGCCCCGGCCGTGGTCCCGATGGGCCGGACCGTGGGACTGGGAACGCCCGAGGCCCGTGTCATTCCGGGGCTCGCTCCGGTCGCGCTCGATGTCCTGGCCGACCACGACGACCGGCTGCTCACCGCGTACGTCGAGAACGGCGTGTCGAACGGCCTGCTCCGCGCGGCCCTCGCGGACCAGACCCGGCAGGCACGCGTGCACCCGGTGTTCTTCGGCTCCGCCATGACGGGCGCGGGCGTGGACGCGCTGATCGCCGGCATCAGGGACCTGCTGCCCGCAGCCGAGAGCGATGTCGACGGACCGGTCTCCGGCACGGTGTTCAAGGTCGAGCGGGGCCGGGCGGGGGAGCGGGTCGCGTACGCGCGGATGTTCTCGGGGGCGGTCCGCACCCGGGACCGGGTGACCTTCGGAGACAGCGAGGAGGGCAAGGTCACCGCGGTCCGTGTCTTCGAACACGGCTCGGACGTCCGGGAGGGCCCGCTGCCCGCCGGCCGGATCGGCAAGCTGTGGGGCCTCGACGGCATCAGGATCGGCGACAGCATCGGCGTACCGCGCCCGTCGTACGAGCACTTCTTCGCTCCGCCGACCCTCGAAACGGTCGTCGTGCCGTGCCGCCCCGCCGACAAGGGCGCCCTGCACACCGCACTCACCCAACTCGCCGAGCAGGACCCGCTGATCGACCTCCGTCAGGACGAGCGGCGGCGGGAGATCTCCGTGTCCCTCTACGGCGAGGTGCAGAAGGAGGTCATCCAGGTGACCCTCGCCGACGAGTTCGGCCTCGACGTCGGCTTCCGCGAGACGACGACGATCTGCGTCGAGCGGCCCGTCGGCAGCGGCGCGGCGGTCGAGTTCAACGGCAAGGACCCCAACCCGTTCCTCGCCACGGTCGGGCTGCGCGTCGACCCGGCGCCGGTCGGCTCCGGCGTGGGGTTCCGGCTGGAGGTCGAGCTCGGCGCGATGCCGTACGCCTTCTTCAAGGCCGTCGAGGACACCGTGCGGGAGGCCCTGGACCAGGGAGTCCACGGCTGGCGGGTCACCGACTGCACGGTCACCATGACGCACTCCGGCTACTCGCCCCGGCAGAGCCACGCGCACCAGGGCTTCGACAAGAGCATGTCGAGCACGGGGGCGGACTTCCGCGGCCTCACCCCCCTCGTGCTGATGGACGCGCTGCGACAGGCCGGCACCCAGGTGTACGAGCCGATGCACCGTTTCCGCGTCGAAGCCCCGGCGGACTCGCTGGGCGCGCTCCTCCCGGTCCTCGCCAGGCTCCGGGCCGTGCCGCGGTCGACGGAGACGCGGGACACGTCCTGCGTGCTGGAGGGCACGATCCCCGCGGCCCAGGTGCACGGACTGGAGCAGCAGCTACCGGGAGTGACCAGCGGGGAGGGCGAGCTGGAGTCCGCCTTCGACCACTACGCGCCGGTCGCGCGGGGCACGGTCCCGGAGCGGCCGCGAACCGATCACAACCCGCTCAACCGCAAGGAGTACCTACTCAACGTCACCCGGCGAATCAGCGGGTGA
- a CDS encoding XdhC family protein, with amino-acid sequence MREILPALGRWYAEGSPFGLATVVTVSRSAPRDPGASMAVGPGDEVVGSVSGGCVEGAVFELAQEVVESGEARLETFGYSDEDAFAVGLTCGGEITLLVRPVTAALDPSFGAVAESVAAGRPVTVATVIAGPAPRGATLAVWADEVSGTLGTTGLDVAVTADARGELALGVTGQRHYGPRGERREDAVTVFLHSFAPPPRMLVFGAIDYAAAVARIGAFLGYRVTVCDARPVFATPKRFPEGVEVVVEWPHRYLQSTETDERTVICVLTHDPKFDVPLLEEALRRPAAYIGAMGSRRTHDDRMKRLRDGGLGEAELTRLRSPVGLDLGARTPEEVAVSVAAEIVALRWGGSGAPLTATAGEIHPRRR; translated from the coding sequence ATGCGTGAGATCCTCCCGGCGCTCGGCCGGTGGTACGCGGAGGGCTCGCCCTTCGGGCTCGCCACGGTCGTCACCGTCAGCCGGAGCGCGCCACGGGATCCGGGCGCCTCCATGGCCGTCGGGCCCGGTGACGAGGTCGTGGGCAGTGTGTCCGGCGGCTGTGTCGAGGGCGCGGTGTTCGAGCTCGCCCAGGAAGTGGTGGAGTCCGGCGAGGCCCGACTGGAGACCTTCGGGTACAGCGACGAGGACGCGTTCGCCGTCGGCCTCACCTGCGGCGGCGAGATCACCCTCCTCGTCCGGCCCGTCACGGCCGCCCTCGACCCGTCCTTCGGGGCGGTCGCGGAGTCGGTGGCCGCGGGCCGCCCGGTGACCGTCGCGACGGTGATCGCCGGCCCGGCGCCGCGCGGCGCGACCCTCGCCGTCTGGGCGGACGAGGTGTCCGGCACGCTCGGCACGACGGGCCTGGACGTGGCGGTGACCGCCGACGCGCGGGGCGAACTGGCCCTGGGCGTCACCGGGCAGCGGCACTACGGCCCGCGCGGCGAGCGGCGCGAGGACGCCGTGACGGTCTTCCTGCACTCCTTCGCTCCCCCGCCGCGCATGCTGGTCTTCGGGGCGATCGACTACGCGGCGGCGGTGGCCCGCATCGGCGCCTTCCTCGGCTACCGGGTCACCGTGTGCGACGCCCGTCCCGTCTTCGCCACTCCGAAACGCTTCCCGGAGGGCGTGGAGGTCGTCGTGGAGTGGCCCCACAGGTATCTCCAGAGCACGGAGACCGACGAACGGACGGTGATCTGCGTCCTCACCCACGACCCCAAGTTCGACGTGCCGCTCCTGGAGGAGGCGCTGCGCCGCCCGGCCGCGTACATCGGGGCGATGGGCAGCCGGCGTACGCACGACGACCGGATGAAACGGCTGCGGGACGGCGGACTCGGCGAGGCCGAACTGACCCGGCTGCGCTCGCCCGTCGGCCTCGACCTCGGAGCGCGTACGCCCGAGGAGGTGGCCGTGTCCGTCGCCGCCGAGATCGTCGCGCTGCGCTGGGGCGGCAGCGGCGCCCCGCTGACGGCGACGGCCGGGGAGATCCACCCGCGGCGGCGATGA
- a CDS encoding aminoglycoside phosphotransferase family protein — translation MSSGDPHAHDDVTIDADLVRRLLAVQFPQWAELPISPVPRPGMDNATFRLGNALSVRLPRYPRWVGQVEREHRWLPLLAPQLPLTVSEPLAMGEPGEGYPFPWSVYRWLEGETATTEGLADPVRAAGQLAEFITALRKIDATDGPGPQWSNAFRGVPVGDERDSLAADALVRPKIAKLKGTVDTDAVTAVWEAALAAPAWDGAPVWFHGDLATGNLLSVDGHLSAIIDFGTLGVGDPAVDVLPAWMFLPDAARGTFREALGVDDATWARGRGWALAGSLPVLDDPFFQKDPARVTTALRHLEAIIADFRAET, via the coding sequence TTGTCATCCGGTGACCCGCACGCTCACGACGACGTGACCATCGACGCCGATCTCGTCCGCCGCCTGCTCGCCGTCCAGTTTCCCCAGTGGGCCGAACTCCCGATCTCGCCGGTTCCCCGGCCCGGGATGGACAACGCGACGTTCCGGCTGGGCAACGCCCTGTCCGTACGGCTGCCCCGCTACCCGCGCTGGGTCGGGCAGGTGGAGCGGGAACACCGCTGGCTGCCGCTGCTCGCTCCGCAGCTGCCGCTGACGGTGTCCGAACCGCTCGCGATGGGTGAGCCGGGGGAGGGCTATCCCTTCCCCTGGTCGGTCTACCGGTGGCTGGAGGGCGAGACGGCGACCACCGAGGGGCTCGCCGATCCGGTGCGGGCGGCCGGACAACTGGCCGAGTTCATCACGGCGTTGCGGAAGATCGACGCCACCGACGGTCCCGGCCCGCAGTGGAGCAACGCGTTCCGCGGGGTACCCGTGGGCGACGAACGCGACTCGCTGGCCGCCGACGCCCTGGTCCGGCCGAAGATCGCCAAGCTGAAGGGCACGGTGGACACCGACGCGGTGACGGCCGTGTGGGAGGCGGCGCTGGCGGCACCGGCCTGGGACGGGGCGCCGGTCTGGTTCCACGGCGACCTCGCGACCGGCAACCTGCTGTCCGTCGACGGCCACCTCAGCGCGATCATCGACTTCGGCACGCTGGGCGTCGGCGACCCCGCCGTCGACGTGCTGCCCGCGTGGATGTTCCTGCCCGACGCGGCCCGCGGCACGTTCCGGGAGGCGCTCGGCGTCGACGACGCGACCTGGGCGCGCGGGCGCGGCTGGGCGCTCGCCGGATCACTGCCCGTGCTCGACGACCCCTTCTTCCAGAAGGACCCGGCCCGAGTCACCACGGCCCTGCGCCACCTCGAAGCGATCATCGCCGACTTCCGCGCTGAGACCTGA